The Thunnus albacares chromosome 11, fThuAlb1.1, whole genome shotgun sequence genome contains a region encoding:
- the slc15a2 gene encoding solute carrier family 15 member 2 has translation MTKTLCRTNYPISICFIVVNEFCERFSYYGMRAVLTLYFLAYLHWDKDLSTAVFHAFSSLCYFTPILGAIIADSWLGKFKTIVHLSILYVVGHVVKSVGAIPMVGDKNMHIALSMIGLTLIAIGTGGIKPCVAAFGGDQFDEEHVNERQKFFSIFYMSINAGSFLSTVITPILRSDVQCFGSDCYALAFGVPAALMVVSLFVFIVGSGLYKMSPPQGNILLEVCNCIGFAIKNRLRRSKQDPKREHWLDWAEEKYSKRLIQEIKMVLRVLVLYIPLPMFWALFDQQGSRWTLQATGMDMAFGDSFVIKPDQMQMLNALLILVFVPIFDLIIYPLVALCRINVTPLRKMNVGMILAAVAFALAALVDVNVIKTVVDPAPAGKCLLQVFNLADGNVSLQFPDNNNNLFPQPIQHLQDPPEYVTLPLEASSKELQIQVSQNGNISECNQTFDEEEAYSLILYPNTTGIQCKLVHDNIKKSEDGNPLLRFLNTQLETVNLTVGDVSFHVPPGYSMTLNKTVPWGTFSDVSCSTKSKKCSVLDLGLLDFGASYTVILMEESGKIVAYKMEDVKANDVHIAWQIPQYILITAAEVMFSITGLEFSYSQAPANMKSVLQAGWLFTVAIGNLIVLVVAEGAGLEQWKEFALFAVLLFGVCIIFGIMSCLYTYVDPELLDKINLEDLGKEEDDDDNMKEKTNDMHLKKTGKSTRL, from the exons ATGACTAAG ACACTATGCAGGACCAATTACCCAATCAGCATCTGCTTCATAGTGGTGAATGAGTTCTGCGAACGCTTCTCCTACTATGGCATGAGAG cgGTGTTGACGCTGTACTTCCTTGCCTATCTGCACTGGGACAAGGACCTTTCCACCGCTGTCTTCCATGCCTTCAGCAGCCTCTGCTACTTCACACCCATACTGGGAGCTATCATCGCTGACTCTTGGCTTGGAAAATTCAA GACCATTGTCCACCTGTCCATTCTCTATGTCGTCGGCCATGTGGTCAAGTCGGTTGGAGCCATTCCCATGGTGGGAGACAAGAATATGCACAT tgctCTGTCTATGATAGGTTTGACACTCATAGCTATCGGCACTGGAGGAATCAAACCCTGCGTGGCGGCATTTGGAGGAGACCAGTTTGACGAAGAGCAT GTCAATGAGAGGCAGAAATTCTTCTCCATTTTCTACATGTCAATCAACGCTGGGAGCTTCTTGTCTACTGTGATTACACCCATACTGAGAA GtgatgtgcagtgttttggtagTGACTGCTACGCTCTGGCCTTCGGGGTTCCTGCAGCTCTGATGGTCGTGTCTTTAT TTGTATTCATTGTTGGCAGTGGGCTATATAAAATGAGTCCTCCTCAGGGAAACATCTTATTGGAGGTCTGCAATTGTATTGGG TTTGCCATCAAAAATCGCTTGAGGAGGTCGAAGCAAGACCCTAAGAGGGAGCACTGgttggactgggctgaagagaAGTACTCG AAGCGTCTGATTCAGGAGATTAAAATGGTTCTACGGGTTTTGGTGCTCTACATCCCCCTGCCAATGTTCTGGGCTCTGTTCGATCAGCAG GGTTCCCGCTGGACACTCCAAGCCACTGGGATGGACATGGCTTTT GGGGACTCTTTCGTCATTAAGCCTGACCAAATGCAG ATGTTGAACGCGCTGCTGATTCTTGTCTTTGTGCCCATCTTTGACCTCATCATATATCCACTCGTTGCCCTCTGCAGAATCAATGTCAC TCCTCTTAGGAAAATGAACGTAGGGATGATTCTTGCAGCAGTGGCCTTCGCACTAGCTGCGCTGGTGGATGTGAACGTCATA AAAACAGTGGTGGATCCTGCACCTGCAGGGAAGTGTCTCCTGCAGGTATTCAACCTGGCAGATGGTAACGTCAGTCTGCAATTCcccgacaacaacaacaacctgttCCCACAGCCGATCCAACACCTTCAG GACCCTCCTGAATATGTGACACTTCCGCTGGAGGCGTCCAGCAAGGAACTGCAGATTCAAGTCAGCCAGAACGGAAACATCTCTGAGTGTAACCAGACGTTTGACGAAGAGGAGGCCTACAGTCTCATCTTATACCCCAACACTACTGGAATTCAGTGCAAACTT GTGCACgacaacataaagaaaagtgAAGATGGGAATCCTCTTCTGAG GTTCCTCAACACACAGCTGGAGACAGTAAACCTAACTGTTGGAGATGTGTCTTTCCACGTGCCCCCCGGTTACAGCATGACGCTTAACAAGACTGTGCCATGGGGAAC TTTCTCAGAtgtcagctgcagcacaaagtCAAAGAAGTGCTCTGTTCTTGATCTGGGCCTGCTGGACTTTGGAGCTTCCTACACTGTCATACTCATGGAG gaATCGGGTAAAATTGTGGCTTACAAGATGGAGGATGTGAAAGCCAACGATGTACATATTGCCTGGCAGATCCCTCAGTACATCCTGATAACTGCGGCAGAGGTCATGTTCTCCATTACAGGCCTGGAGTTCTCCTACTCACAG GCTCCAGCCAACATGAAGTCAGTCCTGCAGGCTGGCTGGCTGTTCACTGTTGCAATTGGGAACCTGATAGTGCTGGTTGTGGCGGAGGGGGCTGGACTGGAACAG TGGAAAGAGTTTGCCCTGTTTGCTGTCCTGCTGTTTGGTGTCTGCATCATCTTCGGCATCATGTCTTGTCTCTACACCTACGTTGACCCCGAGCTGCTGGACAAGATTAACCTGGAGGATTTagggaaggaggaagatgacGATGACAATATGAAGGAAAAAACTAATGACATGCATTTGAAGAAAACGGGGAAGAGCACCAGATTGTAA
- the hspbap1 gene encoding HSPB1-associated protein 1 homolog — MATTASAKPFSPEETRRILHHLQQPAVFLNMTCGWPVLHWTAEHLSGCLGNRLVRFRLGRKEETNAPLFETQCSYVEAKLAQFLSWTRGQAGTDVGPFCDYPYSEYWAYADYKYIAMLFQDQPSMFEDVKWSEFGFEGRNGRESTLWIGTMGANTPCHLDSYGCNLVLQVQGRKRWHLFPPEDTSKLYPTRIPYEESSVFSQVDVLHPDLRRFPAFQRARAHTVTLQPGQVLYVPRHWWHYVESVDPVTVSVNSWIELEGDDVARISEAVTKAVVCALKSTPSDDNTDEWLNPTEEGVASHNENMQYVNLAVRACAQRQRSVCHSKLTQHPKDSRPVKRDSSGQVRSNNDPVKDSHLIYVRCQQEDSPETRAVTPKDLEVKSFRNCVGQTQEDCTAAPRTEPASAVRLHQGEHEYSPGLTHCRPCDCGDGNSEHRQSEDCWESRHTTITTNDLLDCLVHPDIITRVTELLLERHRGSHRTTTSLQL; from the exons ATGGCCACCACCGCCTCTGCTAAACCCTTCAGTCCAGAAGAGACTCGGAGGATTCTGCATCATCTGCAGCAGCCAGCAGTCTTCTTGAACATGACCTGTGGCTGGCCTGTTCTCCACTGGACTGCAGAGCACCTGTCTGGCTGCCTTGGTAACAGACTTGTGCGATTCAGACttgggagaaaagaggagactAACG CACCTCTGTTTGAAACCCAGTGCTCCTATGTGGAAGCCAAGCTGGCTCAGTTTCTCAGCTGGACCCGGGGTCAGGCTGGGACTGATGTAGGGCCTTTCTGTGACTATCCCTACTCAGAGTATTGGGCCTATGCTGACTATAAGTACATCGCCATGCTGTTTCAAGATCAGCCCTCCATGTTTGAG gatgtAAAGTGGTCTGAGTTTGGTTTTGAGGGACGTAACGGGAGAGAGAGCACCCTATGGATCGGCACAATGGGGGCCAACACTCCATGCCACCTGGACTCCTACGGCTGTAACCTGGTACTGCAGGTGCAAGGACG GAAGCGCTGGCATCTGTTTCCTCCAGAGGACACTTCTAAACTGTACCCTACCAGGATCCCCTATGAGGAGTCCAGTGTCTTCAGCCAGGTGGACGTTCTCCATCCAGACCTGAGGAGGTTCCCTGCTTTTCAGAGAGCCAGAGCCCACACGGTCACTCTGCAGCCAGGACAG GTGCTTTATGTCCCCAGACACTGGTGGCACTATGTGGAGTCGGTGGATCCCGTCACCGTCAGCGTTAACTCCTGGATTGAGCTG GAAGGGGATGACGTGGCAAGAATTAGTGAAGCTGTGACCAAGGCTGTTGTCTGCGCCCTTAAAAGCACACCGAGTGATGACAACACCGACGAATGGCTCAACCCCACTGAG gAAGGAGTAGCATCCCATAATGAGAACATGCAGTACGTGAACCTGGCAGTGAGGGCCTGCGCTCAAAGACAGAGGAGTGTCTGTCACAGCAAACTGACCCAGCATCCGAAAGACTCTCGTCCAGTCAAGCGGGACTCCAGTGGACAAGTCAGGAGCAACAACGACCCTGTTAAGGACTCTCATCTAATATATGTGCGCTGTCAGCAAGAAGACTCACCAGAAACAAGGGCAGTGACCCCAAAAGATCTGGAGGTTAAATCCTTCAGGAACTGTGTGGGCCAAACTCAAGAGGACTGTACTGCAGCTCCAAGAACAGAACCTGCATCTGCTGTCAGACTCCACCAGGGAGAACATGAATATAGCCCTGGTTTAACTCATTGTAGACCATGTGACTGTGGTGATGGGAACTCAGAGCACCGACAATCAGAGGACTGTTGGGAATCAAGACATACAACAATCACTACTAATGACCTGCTTGACTGCCTGGTGCATCCTGATATCATCACCCGTGTCACTGAACTTTTATTGGAAAGGCACAGAGGAAGTCACAGGACCACCACATCACTCCAGCTTTAA